GCTGATCATTTGTATAGCCTATCAGCAAGATATCTTAAATAGATTTTATcgataaatttgaaatttataaatggaacttaatttttacatatacaataatgagttcaatgatgatgcagGTCCATGCATGTGATTTGGTTCAGCttcattaaagcctatcacttaaTAAGCTGGCAACATTACTCCTCTGTCTGCATggtggatgtaaacatttcttttctgtatcattatctgtctgtctgttcacagAACATCTAGATTATGAAATAAggtgtagactttaaattttgcatgcaacttgaGCAATGCGTGTTACACTTATACTCCTACCTGTATTAAGAGATTATGCAAGGTAGTGATTATTCCCACTATAGTTTTTCAGAAACTCTCATGATGTAAATCAGGATATTAATTAATAGATActtggattttttaaattggatGACTGTTTCATGCTGAATTTAATTGGTTGAGCAAGTCTATCTGTCcaacgatatcttgaaaacaaactaacTAATAGGCTTGATTTACCTGAGcgtttgtgaatatttttacatcctgATGTGACATCCTTTCCGCTCAAATTTCCTTGACTCTGGTGTTCCCttacctttttaatttattttttagtgaaaacttttcagtatgtaatatttaaaaatttgctatTATTACCTAGATTAGTTGCACCTTTACTAAGCTTAATTAATGCTCCCCTTTCCCTGTAGTCATACAAGAACACCTCCACAGTCCTCATAAGCACCTTAGGTCCAACCTCTATCCTTCTAGATCAGTTTTCAGAGGTCATTTGTCAACAAATATAAATGATCgattcattatttgttttttacgtgtacttaaatgtaattttttatcaattcaattatattaattactcatttttttTTAGGATGTTtgctgaataaaattaaaatgcaggATTTTGTGGATTCCTTGTAAATACTCATATAAGATGGCATCAgacaaatcattaaaatttagtGATTTAGTCAAGTCACAGCGTGACAGTAATCTTACAGGAAAATATAACGAacatttttcaaagatttttccaAATTCTCAAAATCCCTTTGATGAAGTTGGATTTTTCAAACAGTTGTGTAAAAGTGTTGAAGAAGTTAGACTAACAAATCCGAGTATAGAAGTCCATGAGGACAATTCTGAAAACaagaaaggaaaaaatataacagtaaatgaCAATGCTCAATGTATGACTCCCAAATCTCAAAAACCAATCCAATCGAATGTGAAAAGATGGGCTTCTGTTGTAAAAGCCcagaaaaaacatacaattttcagATTCAAATGTGTGTGGTAAGAAGCTAGAAGATGGAATTGAAATAACATCAGAGATAtttaattgcatatttaaaacacttccaaaatgttttgaaaatcacaaAGGTTTCATAACTGAgaatgaaaacatattttcctgCAAGATTTGTTCAGTTGAACTGGAATCTGTACTGACTCtttcaaatcatttaaaaactaGAAAGCATGAAGACAAcattatttcattctttaaaGATAACTTACCAGTTCATATTCATTCCATAATGGACTTTATATCTTTCTATGGATCGAATCTATGTTGTAATCTCTGTCGATGTAAAATTAATATGAGTTCTTATAACACTTTTGAGACTATTGTGAACATCATAGCACATAATTCTGATAAGGCACATGCTGATCGCAAGACAGATCATGATACTTTCAATCTTGCTCATAGCTTGCTGGATTCTCTTGTAGCATCAAACAAAGAAATCAAAGAAAATGCAcattttattgagaaaaaaatgaATCCTCAGTTCAGATGCAAGCTttgcaacaaaaacattttatatgatgAGAACGTAGAGATTTTAGAGCAAAACTTTTCTTCTCACTTCAATAGTATAGGTCATATCAAGAACCAGAAAGCTGTTGAGGTTTTGAGACTCTTTGGGGAAGCCAGTATCGGAGGAAAAGACagttttgttgttataaatggaaatatCTCTTGCACTTATTGCAATTATCAAGTTGAGACAGACATGGAAAAGTTGATTTCACACGTAAATGGAGGTGAACATGCGAAGAAGGTTTTGTCTGTGCTAGAAATTACTTcaggttttaataaattttctgaGAGTAAATCGAGTTGGTTGGAAAACAAGACAAATGAGGCAAGAGTATTAACAAACAGTAACGTAAAAAAAGAGAAAGCTCATcaactaaatgaaaaaaaattgtgcCTGGATTCACGACTTGATGAATTGCTGAGAAGTATACCTCCAAGCGTAACTAATACTGATTGTATTGTTGAAAATGACAAGGGAAGTGTAACTTGCCTGGTCTGTGATCGTGTTGTTCCCCCTAGTAGTTACAATCTAAGAACTCATCTGTTGGGAAGCAATCACAAGAAAAATCAAGAATTGAGGAAATCTAACAAAACAATGTGTTTTTTACCTGTTATCAAAAGCCAAGACAAAGAAAATTATTCAGAACTGATTAATACCATCAAGAATGCAGATCCTAAAAATCCCATAAATGTAAACCATTTGTTGCAGTCATTTCCAAACTACTTGACTAAAAATGATGAAGGTGAGCTATCATGCTTAGTTTGTCAATGTTGTGTAAGTTTGGAATCTGAAGATCTCATTAATCATCTAACAAgttcaaaacataaaacaaaagaaaGACAGTGGTTAAAAAATTGTCCTGTCTGTCCACAACTAACCTTTCAAAAATCTACCTTTATAGAAaaattaccaacatttttaaGGGTGTACAAGTGTAATAGAACAGAAATGATTCCATTCTCTATCCTAAATCATCAGTTCAACTTACTTTTGAAGAAAAACGCCTTAGTCTCAAGCAATACAAAGTTTTTCACCCAAAATGTGGACGGTAAAAATTGCTATTGCAAAATTTGCAAATCTTTAATCCCCTTATCCCTGGATCTAAACACCTTGGAAGAAAACATTGTTTCACATTTAAAAGAGAAAAGACACAAAGCAAATTTTTCCAGACATGAACAAGAAGTTAATGTTGAGTCTAAGTTTGAAGGCTCAAATACTGGAAAGATAGTGCGCTCCTTATTTACCTCTGAGGAGTGTGGAAGTAAAGATGTTGAAGTCATAGAGAATCAAACTAAACAATCGACTGAAATGGAACAGGTAACATTGCTATGTTATATCATAGGCTAAGCAATggtgaaaattaatattgatttcttttgtttttctttgtgtgaaaaacaaaacgctttatggaaaaaaatgcatattgtaataaaaatattttttttttcattttgaatatgCATTGAAACATTTGCTATTGAATTATATTAGTGTAAAATGAACCCATTAACTAGCTAATTTCCCCTTGGAAATGcgatttttgtacttatttaaattaaggaCCATTAATTCTGTTTCTGTtgatatatatttcaatgaaactTTCAAAAAGTTCATACATAAGGTTATATACCTTTATCACCATGAATAACCTTCTCAATAACTTGATTCATTGAACTTGGAATCTAAAATAATTAGCTTAGGCATAGCTTGATTCTTCCACTCAGTCTCTgaattatcatttaaattgttttcacttGTAGTTCTATAGTAACACAGTTTTTGAGTTCTATGTATCATCAGTTGATGATTAAACTTTAGTGTATTGTAGTTTGCCATGATAGgatctaataaaaatatcattgatttagtcaaaaattatttatagttggAGTTGTAATgaggattttaatatttatattcataaatattatttatttggaaatcgGACAAAAATATAAGCAATGTAGATGTATTTAATGGTTTTAGACACGTGTCAAACTTAATTTGCCGTATTTGTTTCCCTCTTTCTATTCCTAAATGGTGAGTTAGAAAAAAGGTCATAGAGCTTCATAAGAATGCAAATAATTCACATCTTACTGTgtacaaaatcaaacattttaaactttgaactatgaagtaaaaatatattaaattaatttttttgtggtGTATCCTATGAATGGAAtaatgaaaatagtaataaaaaaaaacaacacattctTGCACAGCAATAATGAGATCTGGGTTTGTTTAACATCTGTGGACCGAAGATGGATCCTCACAGTGACGCAGaaagattttaattgtattaagaaTGTTTCAACAGTGTATGAACCGTAAAACAGGTGGTGGTCATAATACGATGGATAGAAACATTGGTTTTTATATAACTGATGGAATAATAAAGGCTGCTTTGAAACATAGAATAGTGTGTAAAATAGGTACTTGGTGAAGccaaattttttattgtacataatgACGAGTTTTGGCTATGATGTTATTGACAAAGGTTCTCTTTGGCAGCTATATGTAACTTCCACAAAACCAGATATAAGTGTCAAGCGCAGATTGTTTAGCTTCTAAACCGGTTTAAGGAAAGAATGAGTGTTAAGTCTATAAATAGTTTGAAGATGCTTAGTTGTCCTTATTAGTGTGTGCTTGTTAAAGTTTtcgtaaacaaaaattattttacatttgtttgtttacagCACTATAATGGCTTTAAGAAAATATCGGAAGCTATTTTTCATAAAGGTAAAGAAAATAGTGGAGCGAATCCAAGTAAGCGATTGTCTATTGGTAAGAGCAAAAGTGCTGGTTTACCACTGGCAAAAGTTTCTAGCATTTTGAAGAGTGAAGAAGAAACAAGTGAAGAAGTTTTGAATAGAAGGCAAAAACAAATTGACTATGGAAAGAACACAGCTGGCTATGCTAGGTATTGTGAGATGGTTCCACAGCACAAGCGAGAGCTCTGTCATCCGATAACTCCACCAAAATACCTCAAGTGTAGTCGACGAAACTGGGATGGTATGATTCGCGCTTGGCGTCGACGACTGCATGACTGGGATCCCCCTGGCACTGCCTTGGACTTGGATATCCAACCTCTCAGATGTTAAAATGTAGTTCTCAGGCAAGGTATTTTCACAATCAATTACTTACTTAGTTCAGTACTTAAATTGTGTTTTGAAACTTGTGGTTCTGATTTACTGCTGAACTATTGTTGAAAGTAAACAGCCgtatttatctaatttatttaagttgACAAGGTTAACATTAGATACAAAGACTGTGTATCTgctattttattgttcttttaaaagtAAGCCTTGTGTCAGTATTAAGGCGGGCTAGTTTTGTCAACGTTTTTTCAgcttttattagttcagaaattggttaatttgtattaaattatgctGGAACAAGACTTTTTTCTAGaattaaacagtaatataatatttgtgatagtaaaaatagaaaattgaaCTTTCTGgttctttagtaaaataatactattgaatataaaaattaagtcaGCCACATCATTGAAATATGTTTCAAGATGTTGTCAAAAATAACCAGTTTCAtggttattacattatatttacaaagtaaatgtGTATATTTCATGTAGAAAATTGTTAGTTGGTGAAAGTTGCGAGATGGAAAAGGATGATGAAGTAGATCGTTCAAAAAAGGAATTGTATTTTCCTTTGACACTAGAAACTAGGAATAGGATTTCCTAAATATTTCCGATTACATTTTTTACTCAACCTACATATTTTACTCTGAGTAGGTCTTAAGgaataactttgaaatataaagatgaaatttaaaaagttattccCATTCTTTTAACATATAATAGGTTATCTTAGATTGTAGAGCATTCAGAAAAGAAATGAAAACCTCAATTCAACTCATTGAAACAATTCTAggatatattatcaataaaagaGATTTGGTAGGAAAAACTGGGATATCTTTGCTATTACATTTTCTTGGAGGACTCATAGGAGaacttaaaaattacactttttatcaacAGCTTAAGGAGCTTGTTAAGTATAAGTTGTTTTGTACAAGTTGTTTTAATATCATTCTCATGTTCTCAAAGCATAAGGAAATGATAAGTACAAATATATTAGATACACTAATTTGCATGGTTggacatttttaacatttgtagtATACTAGAGCTCATTTCATCATTTAGTTGAATTGGCAGTCCACTATTTGTCATTTGGAATCTTCTAGCTACCACATATTTGGAGTACAGGTAAAAATATAGCTTCCTTTATTTCacaatggtaataaaatattttatttgggtttttattttaattattttttatgacaatgtaaaaatgtctcaaatgttaaacaatatttcaatgcATAGGCTACTTAGCTTTGCACTGTACTTATTGGCAGAGTTATCAATATTTGGAAATGTAGGTAATAGAATCAttagaatgttttataaacttttctctaggtttatgtttttattgtgcTTATTGTCGTTTATTATATGGATATGTTTTCCTTTCAATTAAGACtgatacagtatatatatacatgacaatcacacatatacacatatttataaagcTAATACTACAGTAACAGACTCAAATAAACAGACAGACAATTACCATAAGTTATTACCTTTAAAAGTTACTAAATATCTTTTGTACCCTCCATGGAAaccatttaatttagtttagtaatgtagttaaagaaaatatttttaaagaattaaagaaatattttttaaacattttgaatggAATTCATATTTTGTACAACAATAGTTGTTAATGTTACtgaaatacagtaataatacctaattccattaattttcctgaattattttttaaactggtattcttgttttttgtttttaccaaATGTTACATGTTAtggttgtaaatttataattagttatttaacttatttatttatttttgttaattcttaGCAGTGGctttaatgaatattttcataAGCATTACATTTTGGTGGATTCTATTGAGCAGTGTAATAGGTATTTCCTCAATTATTTGTATGAAAACAATTTGAAGGTTCTTTAAACAATTAGTTGAACATACAATAGTGCTCTTGATAACACTCCATTGATGCTAATGGTGACATAAATTTAGTTGAACTGcttattaatttgattaattttgattgattgattttaaaatatgtgtgaaaataggtttaccattttattttatcattacaatGAAAAGttctaaatttatgttttaatttgttctgaaataatataatttcatttcactacaaatacaactttttattttgtgtttgatgtaATTCAACCTCtcaattttgaatgtattaaaacaagaataatataactatacttcatgaatatatttttaaatttttatttggtataattCATCCACaaagttttgttgtaaaataaaaaaaaaagtgaTATGTACtacattgcattttaaaatgatgtgtattatattaattagtaatattcttTTTGTGAATTTTCTTTAAGACTAAAGGGGAATATAGATCAAATTGTATGGATTTTCATGTAACTGCCTAcagtttaattttgtgttttcttttttaatggtTTGAACATTAATAGTACcggtatattatttttaatgtttgtcaaCAGTAAAGAATCTAGAAAAACAAATGccacttaaaaatattgtttgtgaaAGTTCTTAGgtttatgattaatttaatattaaaataacaaaattctggtTTGGACAGGATAGTGTACTTATTAACTGCAATTATAGCATGTAGGACAATCTCTATCgtcaaatataatttgttatgtaccaatgtttgttattgttaataactTGACTGTTGCTTTGCCATTGTTACTAATTATTGAAACCTGTGatttaggatatttaaatatCTACTTTGTCTGCTTTTTATTgttagtttgaaaaacaaaagCTTTAGAATTTAGATAAATTCCTTGTTAATACCTTAGTCAGGTTCTGAATAACTAGACGAAAAGACATTGTTAGACATAGGTAAATctttgaattaaattcaaaacctTAGACTTAAAGActgagttaaataattttaaagatattattactAGTCAAAGATGTTGATTGGAGTAGTCTAGGCACTGGTGTGCGTTTGAAGTCTGAAATTGTTGCATTTGTGTGTTATACTGTATTAGtttcagtattaatttaattttagcttCTAGTTGTCATTGACTTAGAAAATCTATAGGCACAGCTTTATATAACTACTGTATGCATGCTtagtgattttttgtttcaaattttgttaactgaagttttgaaaataaacttttacaaaaaaaaaaaaaaactgtattttatttcaagtttgGTTAGTGACTtcttgaacattttgtttttttttttcatttacttcaGTATTCAATTTGATTTCATATTCTACTTATGAACACCATCAGCATAACTCATTGTTGGTAAGAGGGATATTAATTAATCTTTGAAGTATCTTTTTCCAGTTTTCTaagtgaataaaacaataaatcattctttgttttaagtttgtttttacaggatttttcctgacatttgctattgatacaaaaaatcagtaacaacaatgttattgatttttttgtatcactgtatggtaaatgtccataaaaatcctgtttctttcacaataaATCGTTATTAAGCCTTtcaacttttaaaacaatacaatagtGTCATTTTTCTTCTAGGTACAAAAGGTAAGAGTGAAATCAGCTGATAGTTATCAACTTTTGTTGGACAGTTTTTTTTACGAGGgtttttagaaaaataagattcccatgatttttttaaaatagacagctttatatttctacttagtgttataaatcaatttaaaacttaaaagttaagctatttttccacataatcaccgtttctgtccaaagacttttgtagacgatgttccaacttttctatccccatgttgtagaattctgccgccaatcctttgaggaatcgagtaacctcttccttgacttcatcatcggtactgaagcgttggccacccaagtgttcctttaattttgggaataagtgataatcacttggggctaggtctgggctgtaggggggatggggcacaatagtccagccaaaatctgtcagcagttcttgagtttgacgtgagacatgaggtcgagcgttgtcatggagaagcctcacaccactggacaatcttcctctccggcaGTTCTGGATtgcgcgtctcagttttcttaatgtgtcgcaatatctgtcagagtttactgttgttccatgAGGCAAAAATTCGATCAAAAGCAGGCCCTTCCTGTCCCAAAAGAcgaaactgaaggccgtccacttgGTTTTCGTTGTGAActtccatgcggccttcactgaattctctacaccatttccgaacgtgttgaacagatgtGCAGTTTTCCCCATAGACTTCAATTAACTGAcaatgaatttcaataggtgaaatctgttttgcatttaaaacatgtatcacagcacgaatttcgcatctggcggtaacaacgatagggagctccatcttcgaaggcagctaggccggcactgttggacatAGCGAGgtgcgagtggtatggatagagagagggacagctgatgagtaagacattgttaccagatttctcccaacatatcgcattctgtctcggcggcataaggaaccttatttttctaatacccctcgtaacATCCGCACAACCTTGAAGATTTTAGTGAATGTGGAAAGAAGCCAATTTAAAAAGGTGttcatgattttaaaacaaatggcTTAATATGGGCTGGATACAGTGTTGTAATaatcaataacatataaaatttttgttaataatgtgCATTTATTAATGTGGAAACATGGTATTTTCTTTATCTATTGAGGAACTGGTCACTTCTCTTGTCCTGTTCATTTAACAACGAAAATATTCAAGAAGAAACAATATACAAGACAACAATATCTTCCTGTTCAGGTTTATGATCCATCACATTAGCCTCCCAGTCTCTTGGACAtatcattacatttaaacaacTCAGCAATGATTATGCCATAGACAACTTTCTCTTTCAAAGTACAGGCAGGCAAAGGTCACTCACAATGGTTTTGAGAACAAATTTGcactcattttaaattatatgtttaataattttatagtttttttaaatattaatctacgactccaattttttttaaaacaaaattaatttctgtattttttattgtaagaaagaatatgtttaatatttataaattattttaacttattcattactataagaattatttattgctgaATTAATGTAACTAACATTAATGTAGtcgtatttatataaaacaatatgcatgtaaagtatgtttaatataatcaaacaaacttttttttaatcacatGTTCACCCTCGATTAACAATGCTAGTGATTGTGTATACTGCAATGTAATCAATGCTTgtctgaaaataaatgaaatttgaatttttattcagGATTGAAAAGAACCGTAAAATACAGCAATCTTCAGCTTGTAAactgtgtgtgtgtttagtaaacattgttaatttatCAGATGAACTAAAAAGCCCAAATTTgcatgcaattttttttataatttagtaaaaatttcagaatatgataaagatgaaatgttttttgaaaatacttattaaatatttcattttaaaatataagacatGGTTTAAGtgttaaaactaatacaaaattggCAACAGAATGCAAAActatgcaattaaaaaattagacTCATTGTGTTTGCCAAATAATGTTCAATTTAATCATCTTTTCTAAAGATATCagcagtattattttaaaaattagaaagtaGGGTCATGTTGCAGACCTTGCCctatttttcaacaataaattctTTTCTGTGATGCTTTTCAGATCTGTGGTCCAAAGTGATCTGAAGTAATATTGCCCTTGTCTGGAACAATGACTAGGTTTATCACCTAGATGATGTTGTGttgtgtttaaattaatcatatgtGTCTTTGCTGTAGTCTgtgtttaaaacttaatactaCTATATTTCTTGAACAAGTTTTACTGTGTTTATGTATTTCATATGATAACTGAAACTACAAACCTAACTCTCAAAACATGACACatatttggtttaaattaaaatacgtatCAGTGATTAAACATGTAAAACAAGAGTGAATATAACCTTTTATAAACTGATAATTTAATTACCAATAATTCAATACTATAGTAAGTAAAGGTGTTGAACTTGTTATTCATAACTCAAGAGTATGATATGTTTCAATAGCTAGGTATAGTATAAGACTGGTATGCCAGATATATCAAGTTCAATTCCAACTTCAGGTCCCTTCTTTTTGATACTCTTAAtagttacttttttaatactaatatttcaagttatattctgatagtaaaataataataattatatatatttattattttatatatgtatataaataattatgtatataaataattaattaacattaattagttaaaaataaaatttgtaatatttgtgtttttagtatcaaaattacacaaaaatcaTATATGTTACGatgatttcatttttacaatatttaattatttttgagcTAATCTGATCTCCTGCCGATGTTTTAGGTTTCATCTCTTCAATCATTTTCATAACTTCCTCTTCAGTAGTACTGTAAAATGTTAGCTTTTGTGACATTGAATCTGCAGGGTATTTATCAAATTAGATTGGTTTGAGGTAATATTTTGGTTGTTTTGTTGTAACGTTTTCTCTGCTATTGTGGAAAAGAACTTGTTTTACGAGTCAGCAATATTCTCAGGTGTGTTAAAAGTTTCACCGTCCACTCTCATGCTCTCGGGAAGTGCAGTAGTTGGTTTAACTTTCCTCTCTACATTaattatagtgcagtcattgaagcgaaaaatacggtcttacctccgaatttttttactgtgaaccgatttgcatgaaattttggaatcaGGCTCATCTTActcttaacttcaaaagtgaaaatgatctgaactccgcctattatttttaaggggtgtaaacaaccccttaatgggaaaattgaaattgagccattttatcgctagaaaacatgtataatagtaagtggtgaaattgtaaagtgttttctaacacaattacctcatattaaaatcattttcaaccccttgaaaatcttacaaccttTGCAAACAatccctaaattgaaaaaatcacaaaaaaatactttggtatgacataaaaagatgtaagtatagaataagtaatattttatattctctataataattatcaaatttttaaccccctttcaacccttgaaaactaccccttgataaaaaatttaaaaaaaatgttttgtaaaataaaaaggatttaaatattattccacactctcaaaatgattatcatattcttaagcttttctacccttaaaactacccctaaattaaaacagtaaatatatatgattatatatttaaaaataatttaatttagagtaaaaaattaccatttattgaataaattatttacaaattatataaaattcactcaaatgtgttatacatataagaacgttggtatgtattcatgcctacgtttcaaaaatatgtgagccatattatgtatatatgtacacattacaatagttttgggtctctattatactgcgtactttcacattgctccagatattcacactcc
This Homalodisca vitripennis isolate AUS2020 chromosome 3, UT_GWSS_2.1, whole genome shotgun sequence DNA region includes the following protein-coding sequences:
- the LOC124357042 gene encoding uncharacterized protein LOC124357042 — its product is MDFISFYGSNLCCNLCRCKINMSSYNTFETIVNIIAHNSDKAHADRKTDHDTFNLAHSLLDSLVASNKEIKENAHFIEKKMNPQFRCKLCNKNILYDENVEILEQNFSSHFNSIGHIKNQKAVEVLRLFGEASIGGKDSFVVINGNISCTYCNYQVETDMEKLISHVNGGEHAKKVLSVLEITSGFNKFSESKSSWLENKTNEARVLTNSNVKKEKAHQLNEKKLCLDSRLDELLRSIPPSVTNTDCIVENDKGSVTCLVCDRVVPPSSYNLRTHLLGSNHKKNQELRKSNKTMCFLPVIKSQDKENYSELINTIKNADPKNPINVNHLLQSFPNYLTKNDEGELSCLVCQCCVSLESEDLINHLTSSKHKTKERQWLKNCPVCPQLTFQKSTFIEKLPTFLRVYKCNRTEMIPFSILNHQFNLLLKKNALVSSNTKFFTQNVDGKNCYCKICKSLIPLSLDLNTLEENIVSHLKEKRHKANFSRHEQEVNVESKFEGSNTGKIVRSLFTSEECGSKDVEVIENQTKQSTEMEQHYNGFKKISEAIFHKGKENSGANPSKRLSIGKSKSAGLPLAKVSSILKSEEETSEEVLNRRQKQIDYGKNTAGYARYCEMVPQHKRELCHPITPPKYLKCSRRNWDGMIRAWRRRLHDWDPPGTALDLDIQPLRC